GCGCTAATTGTGCTTTTATATCCGCGTCCAGTGCCATTCGAGGTCTCCTTAGATCTTGCCTACGAGATCGAGGCTAGGCTTGAGCGTTTCGGAGCCTTCCTGCCACTTCGCCGGGCATACTTCGCCCGGGTTGTTGCGGACGTATTGAGCGGCTTTGATTTTGTTGACGAGCGTGCTCGCGTCGCGGCCGATGCCGCCGGCGTTGACTTCGTACGCTTGGATGACGCCGTCCGGGTCGATGATGAACGTGCCGCGCTCGGCGAGACCGGATTCTTCGATCAGCACTTCGAAGTTGCGGGAGATGACGTGCGTCGGATCGCCGATCATGACGTACGTGATTTTGCCGATCGCCGGCGAGCTGTCGTGCCAAGCTTTATGCGTGAAATGCGTGTCCGTCGATACGGAGTATACTTCTACGCCGAGGCTTTTCAGCGTTTCGTATTCATTTTGCAGGTCTTCGAGCTCCGTCGGGCACACGAACGTGAAGTCGGCCGGATAGAAGCAAACGACGCTCCACTTGCCCTTCAGGTCGGCTTCCGTAACCTCGATGAACTTGCCGTTGTGATACGCCTGCGCTTTGAACGGTAATACCTCTTTGCCAATCAGAGACATGCAAAATTTCCTCCTTAAATGTGGTGTCAGAACTAAATATAGCTTGCGCAGGAAATCGTTCGGACAAACCTACAACAAACTATATTTATTCTAATTTGGTTTTCATTATTATGTAGAAATCATTCGCTGCTACATATACTAATTTAAAAGTTT
The nucleotide sequence above comes from Paenibacillus sp.. Encoded proteins:
- the ahpC gene encoding alkyl hydroperoxide reductase subunit C produces the protein MSLIGKEVLPFKAQAYHNGKFIEVTEADLKGKWSVVCFYPADFTFVCPTELEDLQNEYETLKSLGVEVYSVSTDTHFTHKAWHDSSPAIGKITYVMIGDPTHVISRNFEVLIEESGLAERGTFIIDPDGVIQAYEVNAGGIGRDASTLVNKIKAAQYVRNNPGEVCPAKWQEGSETLKPSLDLVGKI